From a region of the Triticum aestivum cultivar Chinese Spring chromosome 7D, IWGSC CS RefSeq v2.1, whole genome shotgun sequence genome:
- the LOC123170275 gene encoding putative receptor-like protein kinase At4g00960 isoform X1: MATGEITEGSSSSPELPKIFSFQSLEGITNNFSRIFCKDPFGPVYKGTLPDTDKEIAVKKLEQSAEIPPEDFENKVQSVYEIKHENIVELIGFCNQTLQITTERLLCYDFDPNESLQQHLFGPKATDGSNSADPSTNWDTCFKIVKGVCQGLLYLHKLEDPITHMDLNLNNIWLDRAMVPKIANLGLSRIFSEDRIKYYKEESPRYMAPEYLNSTGMSVSIDIYSLGVMMIQITTREENNDNLDKASRIYIKDIRKRWTAEHIASVYSSLDSECLHQVHTCIKTGLECMQIDQKNRPSIDVIVDRLNTI; this comes from the exons ATGGCAACTGGAGAGATAACCGAAGGGAGCAGCTCCAGCCCCGAACTACCAAAGATATTTTCATTTCAGTCTCTGGAAGGAATTACGAATAACTTCTCCCGAATATTCTGTAAAGATCCATTTGGACCAGTTTATAAG GGAACTCTGCCAGAtactgacaaagagattgcggtGAAAAAACTTGAGCAAAGCGCGGAAATCCCACCTGAGGATTTTGAGAATAAGGTTCAGAGTGTTTATGAGATTAAACATGAAAATATCGTAGAGTTGATTGGGTTCTGCAATCAAACACTACAGATCACTACAGAAAGGTTACTCTGCTATGACTTTGATCCTAATGAGAGCCTTCAACAGCATCTTTTTG GGCCCAAAGCAACAGATGGCTCCAATTCGGCTGATCCCAGTACCAACTGGGACACATGTTTCAAAATAGTCAAGGGGGTTTGCCAGGGTTTACTTTATCTACACAAGTTAGAGGATCCCATTACCCATATGGATCTTAACCTGAATAATATATGGTTGGATAGAGCAATGGTGCCCAAAATTGCCAATCTTGGACTCTCCAGAATCTTTAGCGAAGATCGGATCAAATACTACAAAGAGGAATCACC TAGATACATGGCTCCAGAATATCTAAACAGCACTGGCATGTCGGTCTCAATAGACATATATAGTTTGGGGGTAATGATGATCCAAATCACCACAAGAGAGGAGAACAACGACAATCTGGACAAGGCCTCAAGGATATACATTAAAGAT ATACGGAAAAGGTGGACAGCAGAGCACATAGCATCCGTGTACTCATCGCTTGATTCAGAATGCCTCCATCAAGTACATACATGCATAAAAACAGGGCTAGAGTGCATGCAGATTGATCAGAAAAATAGGCCTTCCATAGATGTAATTGTTGACAGGCTCAACACAATCTGA
- the LOC123170275 gene encoding putative receptor-like protein kinase At4g00960 isoform X2, with amino-acid sequence MATGEITEGSSSSPELPKIFSFQSLEGITNNFSRIFCKDPFGPVYKGTLPDTDKEIAVKKLEQSAEIPPEDFENKVQSVYEIKHENIVELIGFCNQTLQITTERLLCYDFDPNESLQQHLFGPKATDGSNSADPSTNWDTCFKIVKGVCQGLLYLHKLEDPITHMDLNLNNIWLDRAMVPKIANLGLSRIFSEDRIKYYKEESPYMAPEYLNSTGMSVSIDIYSLGVMMIQITTREENNDNLDKASRIYIKDIRKRWTAEHIASVYSSLDSECLHQVHTCIKTGLECMQIDQKNRPSIDVIVDRLNTI; translated from the exons ATGGCAACTGGAGAGATAACCGAAGGGAGCAGCTCCAGCCCCGAACTACCAAAGATATTTTCATTTCAGTCTCTGGAAGGAATTACGAATAACTTCTCCCGAATATTCTGTAAAGATCCATTTGGACCAGTTTATAAG GGAACTCTGCCAGAtactgacaaagagattgcggtGAAAAAACTTGAGCAAAGCGCGGAAATCCCACCTGAGGATTTTGAGAATAAGGTTCAGAGTGTTTATGAGATTAAACATGAAAATATCGTAGAGTTGATTGGGTTCTGCAATCAAACACTACAGATCACTACAGAAAGGTTACTCTGCTATGACTTTGATCCTAATGAGAGCCTTCAACAGCATCTTTTTG GGCCCAAAGCAACAGATGGCTCCAATTCGGCTGATCCCAGTACCAACTGGGACACATGTTTCAAAATAGTCAAGGGGGTTTGCCAGGGTTTACTTTATCTACACAAGTTAGAGGATCCCATTACCCATATGGATCTTAACCTGAATAATATATGGTTGGATAGAGCAATGGTGCCCAAAATTGCCAATCTTGGACTCTCCAGAATCTTTAGCGAAGATCGGATCAAATACTACAAAGAGGAATCACC ATACATGGCTCCAGAATATCTAAACAGCACTGGCATGTCGGTCTCAATAGACATATATAGTTTGGGGGTAATGATGATCCAAATCACCACAAGAGAGGAGAACAACGACAATCTGGACAAGGCCTCAAGGATATACATTAAAGAT ATACGGAAAAGGTGGACAGCAGAGCACATAGCATCCGTGTACTCATCGCTTGATTCAGAATGCCTCCATCAAGTACATACATGCATAAAAACAGGGCTAGAGTGCATGCAGATTGATCAGAAAAATAGGCCTTCCATAGATGTAATTGTTGACAGGCTCAACACAATCTGA
- the LOC123163800 gene encoding disease resistance protein Pik-2, with protein sequence MPSRCGSPALAYHAQENNHPLRRERDMADLVVGLAKSVVEGALTKAQAAIEEEAKLRQSAQRNLVFITGEFEMMHSFLKVADEERLENKVVITWVRQIRELAYDVEDCIELVIHLDKKSRWWWHMVPSWCMALPLPLDEAASEIEQLKARVEDVSTRNARYKLIGDTGSKPFNVQQEPVASAAAATAADMLAEARGATKRQQRVSDLTRLITKKQDNNGLHVISVWGAAGDHGTTSIIRKAYNHPDICQDFPCRSWVKMMHPFSPHQFMRNMMAQFHATSCMEQRATIGKDVFKKMEAAQEDLFSEFEELIRDKRYLIVLEGLSHMADWDAIRAFLPEMTNGSWIIVSTQQSEIATLCIGHSYQVVELRKFSDKHSVCALYKASQGDGDKDKNPMGFDGGEDKGKKIMSLQEEAKEWKDKNDGLVGRESQMTELVKCLTEARVNSRPVMSVWGIAQVGKSALVKKLFYDTVLQLQGGKYDDYYWVDISHPFNMRDLYLTLLSDFHSDKEPIEECHRLLKKGWCLIVIDDLRSTKDWDMIQAALVSKHLKSVVIVITTDRTIAEYCTNNKDLVFNVKALEADAAFHLFKNQVLKKSSPYPLKDPEARVKYLISKCGGLPKVISAIAVLLATKTNKRKETIHSLNERFMHHLETDPEYDNLQDLFSWMQSYFRTCPDALKPCIFYLSIFPQDQIIRRRRLVRRWIAEGYSRDSQNESAEENGEKHFSELLELSIIQQRSSSSSVNSSAFSVDIVRMVMCQVNGFIREYVVSRRLEENLVFELGGKCALTTQRTGRHLVILDNWERDGIVFATMDFSRLRSLTVFGVWKSFFICESMKMLRVLDLENSEALNDGDLDKILEWLRRLKFLSLRGHSEIKHLPGSLHHLRQLQTLDVRGTSITTLPRKIAKLQKLQYIRAGTTGLKSPVSSGCCSWLPEFCRCRRPTISVEVPTEIDEVIESTGLKPPVSSGCCSWFPQFYRCHRPTISAEVPTQIGELIESTGLKPPVSPGCCSLLPEFCRCHRPTISVEVPTEIGELIELHTLGVINITASGAKKTVKELKKLTQLRKLGVSGINRKNSGMFFSAIKDHAHLESLSVSLDKDTTRGCCFITKDSNSQGCWDDKVSLPCKNLRSLKLYGLEDKLPKWEGEQPVKFGKLTKLELDMASLPEDVIRFVGGLPELCILRVKQHQDRHLNFCVMVNGFEDESYKKVKILEISCSSGLRVSFGSWTMKKLEVLKVDCYGGSPPYKFSGLENLEELKEVVLVKGSNAQALKQQLDQQLADEHPKEKKPVVELELPSPSS encoded by the exons ATGCCCAGTCGATGTGGAAGTCCAGCACTAGCATATCACGCACAAGAAAACAACCACCCATTGAGGAGAGAAAGAGACATGGCGGACCTGGTTGTTGGGTTGGCCAAGTCAGTGGTGGAGGGGGCATTGACCAAGGCCCAGGCGGCCATCGAAGAAGAAGCCAAGCTTCGGCAGAGCGCGCAGCGCAACCTAGTGTTCATCACCGGCGAGTTTGAAATGATGCACTCGTTCCTCAAGGTGGCGGACGAGGAGCGCCTAGAGAACAAGGTGGTGATAACATGGGTGAGGCAGATCCGCGAGCTGGCGTACGATGTGGAAGACTGCATCGAGCTCGTCATCCACCTCGATAAAAAGAGCAGGTGGTGGTGGCACATGGTGCCGTCCTGGTGCATGGCGCTGCCACTGCCGCTTGACGAGGCGGCAAGCGAGATCGAGCAGCTCAAGGCGAGGGTGGAGGACGTGAGCACCAGGAACGCGCGCTACAAACTCATCGGCGACACTGGCTCCAAACCCTTCAACGTGCAGCAGGAGCCGGTGGCATCCGCCGCCGCTGCGACCGCGGCTGACATGCTCGCCGAGGCAAGGGGCGCCACCAAGAGGCAGCAAAGAGTCAGTGATCTCACCCGGCTGATCACCAAGAAGCAGGACAACAATGGACTCCATGTGATATCGGTTTGGGGTGCAGCCGGCGACCATGGGACGACATCCATCATCAGGAAGGCCTACAACCACCCAGATATATGCCAAGACTTCCCATGCCGCTCCTGGGTGAAAATGATGCATCCTTTCAGTCCCCACCAATTCATGCgcaacatgatggctcagtttcatGCAACCTCTTGCATGGAACAAAGAGCAACCATAGGCAAGGATGTCTTTAAGAAGATGGAGGCCGCTCAGGAAGATCTCTTCAGTGAGTTCGAGGAGCTAATCAGAGATAAGAGGTACCTCATCGTCTTGGAAGGCCTGTCACACATGGCAGATTGGGATGCTATCAGAGCATTCCTTCCTGAGATGACAAATGGCAGCTGGATCATCGTGTCAACTCAGCAATCCGAAATAGCAACCTTGTGCATTGGTCACTCATACCAGGTGGTGGAGCTCCGAAAGTTCTCGGACAAGCACTCTGTTTGTGCCCTCTACAAG GCTTCTCAAGGGGATGGTGATAAAGACAAGAACCCAATG GGTTTTGATGGGGGTGAAGATAAAGGCAAGAAAATCATGTCACTTCAGGAGGAAGCAAAGGAATGGAAGGACAAGAATGATGGCCTTGTTGGACGCGAGTCACAAATGACTGAACTCGTTAAATGTTTAACTGAGGCACGTGTCAACTCTCGTCCAGTTATGTCCGTATGGGGGATAGCTCAAGTTGGGAAATCAGCCCTTGTCAAGAAATTGTTCTATGACACAGTGCTTCAGCTTCAGGGTGGCAAGTATGACGATTATTATTGGGTGGATATATCCCATCCATTTAATATGAGGGACTTGTATCTGACCTTACTTTCAGATTTTCATTCTGACAAAGAACCTATTGAAGAGTGTCACCGTCTTCTGAAGAAAGGTTGGTGCCTCATTGTTATTGACGATCTCCGGTCCACAAAGGATTGGGACATGATACAAGCTGCCTTGGTATCGAAACATCTTAAGAGCGTTGTCATTGTCATTACAACTGATCGAACCATCGCCGAATATTGCACAAATAATAAAGATCTCGTGTTTAATGTCAAGGCTCTAGAAGCTGATGCCGCCTTTCATCTCTTCAAAAACCAG GTACTTAAGAAGAGTTCACCATACCCTTTGAAGGATCCAGAGGCGCGTGTAAAATATCTTATTTCAAAGTGTGGCGGTCTTCCCAAAGTAATATCTGCTATAGCTGTGTTACTGGCCACGAAGACAAACAAAAGGAAGGAAACTATACATTCTTTGAATGAAAGATTTATGCATCATCTGGAGACCGATCCTGAGTATGACAATCTACAAGATCTATTTTCCTGGATGCAATCTTACTTCCGTACTTGTCCCGATGCACTCAAGCCATGTATCTTCTACTTGTCCATTTTTCCTCAAGATCAAATCATTCGGCGGAGGCGACTGGTAAGGCGGTGGATTGCAGAGGGCTACTCCAGGGATAGCCAGAATGAATCTGCCGAGGAGAATGGGGAGAAGCACTTCTCTGAACTCCTTGAACTGAGCATAATCCAGCAGAGATCGTCGTCATCATCAGTCAACAGCTCTGCATTCAGTGTGGACATCGTTAGGATGGTTATGTGCCAGGTGAATGGTTTCATCCGAGAGTACGTCGTGTCACGGCGTTTGGAAGAGAATCTGGTGTTTGAACTGGGTGGCAAATGTGCTCTAACCACCCAACGCACCGGGCGTCACCTTGTCATATTGGATAACTGGGAAAGAGATGGCATTGTGTTCGCGACCATGGATTTCTCTAGGCTACGGTCACTAACAGTGTTTGGAGTGTGGAAGTCATTCTTCATCTGTGAAAGTATGAAGATGCTTCGGGTGCTTGATCTAGAGAATTCAGAGGCTTTAAATGATGGTGATCTTGACAAGATACTGGAGTGGTTGCGTCGCCTCAAGTTCCTCTCGTTGCGAGGTCACAGTGAGATCAAACATTTACCAGGTTCATTACATCATCTGAGGCAGCTCCAGACACTCGATGTGAGAGGCACCTCAATAACCACCCTGCCACGGAAGATCGCCAAGTTACAAAAACTGCAGTACATTCGTGCGGGGACCACGGGCTTGAAATCACCAGTTTCATCCGGCTGCTGCAGCTGGTTGCCTGAGTTTTGCAGATGTCGTCGTCCTACAATCAGTGTTGAGGTGCCCACAGAGATTGATGAAGTGATTGAGTCCACGGGCTTGAAACCACCAGTTTCATCCGGCTGCTGCAGCTGGTTTCCTCAGTTCTACAGATGTCATCGTCCTACAATCAGTGCTGAGGTGCCCACACAGATTGGTGAATTGATTGAGTCCACGGGCTTGAAACCACCAGTTTCACCCGGCTGCTGCAGCTTGTTGCCTGAGTTCTGCAGATGTCATCGTCCTACAATCAGTGTTGAGGTGCCCACAGAGATTGGTGAACTGATTGAGTTGCACACACTTGGTGTTATCAACATCACTGCTTCAGGCGCAAAGAAAACTGTGAAAGAGCTCAAGAAGCTCACCCAGCTGCGCAAGCTCGGAGTGTCTGGCATCAACCGAAAGAACAGCGGCATGTTTTTCTCTGCAATCAAAGATCATGCCCATCTGGAGTCCTTGTCAGTTTCACTTGACAAGGACACCACGCGCGGTTGTTGCTTCATCACAAAGGACAGCAACAGTCAAGGTTGCTGGGATGACAAGGTCTCCCTGCCTTGTAAAAACCTTCGGAGCCTTAAACTGTATGGGCTTGAAGATAAGTTGCCGAAATGGGAGGGGGAGCAGCCTGTAAAGTTTGGAAAGCTCACAAAGCTGGAGCTGGACATGGCCTCTTTACCAGAAGATGTCATAAGGTTTGTTGGCGGGCTTCCAGAACTATGTATTCTTCGTGTTAAgcagcatcaagatcgtcacctcAACTTCTGTGTCATGGTGAATGGATTCGAGGATGAATCCTATAAGAAGGTTAAGATCCTCGAGATTTCCTGCTCCAGCGGCTTACGTGTGAGTTTTGGATCATGGACAATGAAAAAACTTGAGGTGCTCAAGGTTGACTGCTACGGTGGGTCACCGCCTTACAAGTTCAGTGGCCTGGAAAACCTAGAAGAACTCAAGGAAGTCGTGCTAGTTAAGGGCTCCAACGCCCAAGCACTGAAGCAACAACTCGATCAGCAGCTTGCCGACGAGCACCCGAAAGAAAAGAAGCCTGTCGTGGAGCTGGAGCTACCATCACCTTCGTCCTGA